From Solanum lycopersicum chromosome 8, SLM_r2.1, the proteins below share one genomic window:
- the LOC101249568 gene encoding uncharacterized protein translates to MGLWTLLEGCLLLANALAILNEDRFLAPRGWSFQEYSGVRRNSFKGQLLGLIYATQYLRVLLILLNTLCIVVKFVSG, encoded by the coding sequence ATGGGTTTGTGGACATTGCTCGAGGGCTGCCTGCTTCTTGCAAATGCACTTGCAATATTGAACGAAGACCGTTTCCTTGCTCCGAGAGGATGGAGCTTCCAGGAATATTCAGGGGTGCGGAGAAATTCATTCAAGGGCCAGCTACTTGGTCTTATTTATGCAACTCAATATCTGAGAGTTCTTCTCATACTCCTCAACACACTCTGTATTGTTGTAAAGTTTGTATCTGGATGA
- the LOC101249287 gene encoding 26S proteasome non-ATPase regulatory subunit 8 homolog A, which translates to MDPKITEVSQTFERFKAAFVRNDFDACTRLLSQLKVLLTSFTSLPPLFQETSNAIHELTIARDIYEHAVVLSVKMEDQDAFERDFFQLKPYYTDARGRLPASPQEYPILGLNLLRLLVQNRIAEFHTELELLSQSALDNPCIKHAVELEQSFMEGAYHRVLSARQTVPDATYAYFMDLLAKTVRDEIAGCSEKAYDRLSTSDARQILLFSSDKELLQYVEKEHPEWEMKNGFIIFQKVKDSVPCKEIPSLQLITQTLSYARELERIV; encoded by the exons ATGGATCCAAAGATTACAGAAGTTTCACAGACTTTCGAACGATTCAAAGCTGCTTTTGTGCGTAACGATTTTGATGCTTGCACTAGGCTACTCTCCCAGCTCAAG GTTCTTCTGACCTCTTTCACGAGCTTACCGCCCCTATTCCAAGAAACATCTAATGCCATCCATGAGTTGACAATTGCAA GAGATATTTACGAGCATGCAGTTGTTTTATCTGTGAAGATGGAGGACCAGGATGCTTTCGAGAGGGACTTCTTTCAGCTAAAACCATATTACACAGATGCACG TGGCCGTCTTCCAGCTTCCCCACAGGAATACCCTATCTTAGGTCTCAACCTTCTGCGGCTTCTTGTTCAGAATAGGATTGCTGAGTTCCACACCGAACTTGAGTTACTTTCACAGAGTGCTTTGGACAACCCATGTATAAAGCATGCTGTTGAATTAGAGCAATCCTTCATGGAAGGGGCTTACCACAGGGTGTTGAGTGCACGACAGACTGTGCCTGACGCAACCTATGCCTATTTCATGGATCTGCTTGCAAAGACTGTGAG GGATGAGATAGCTGGATGCAGTGAGAAGGCATATGACCGTCTTTCAACTAGTGATGCTCGGCAAATATTGCTGTTCTCATCAGACAAAGAACTACTTCAATATGTTGAGAAG GAGCATCCTGAGTGGGAGATGAAGAACGGGTTTATCATCTTCCAGAAAGTAAAAGATTCCGTCCCTTGCAAGGAAATACCGTCCCTTCAGCTCATCACTCAAACACTCAGCTACGCAAGGGAGTTGGAGCGAATCGTCTGA